A window from Melitaea cinxia chromosome 5, ilMelCinx1.1, whole genome shotgun sequence encodes these proteins:
- the LOC123653984 gene encoding uncharacterized protein LOC123653984, with the protein MMLLDYLKDSFKQVKHNIKSNDLESIIWLVNLVPSRAGFSIVGDKISAPFWIVHLSLLFYVYAVGNYVYLTRFAEGAVDSIKSFVNISLFTLILNNSYWFLMKKPLLKTVLEQVSLNDSLSREKEFMRKKHEKLLYVIKKILFIFYGSNLIDACFIYLPHRVNVTDDYYSMTPCVGLEPLTTTPNREICLVILCAQEICIMTVVLNYQALLLFIIAHTAAMYEMLSAEILIFDEYDNTPESYAAVKERLPILIQRHSLTLNIIKNIKALYSMPIGVNFGSNAVCICLFFYVPFDEWVTLTPILIYCFLVFFLYCFLCQRLINGAELFENAIYSCGWEKFSMKEKKMIFVMLMQAQRAVTLLAADIIPVNIYTFATTLQAMYKFVTVVKL; encoded by the exons ATGATGCTTTTGGATTACCTGAAAGATTCTTTTAAGCAAGTTAAACACAACATTAAAAGCAATGATCTAGAAAGTATAATTTGGCTTGTAAACTTAGTTCCATCACGGGCTGGTTTTTCCATTGTGGGAGATAAAATATCTG cACCATTCTGGATTGTACACTTGTCTCTTCTATTCTACGTGTATGCAGTCGGCAATTACGTGTACCTGACGAGATTTGCGGAGGGAGCCGTGGACTCTATCAAGAGTTTCGTCAATATATCGCTATTTACGCTTATATTGAACAACAGCTATTGGTTTTTGATGAAAAA ACCATTGTTGAAGACAGTACTTGAACAAGTGAGCCTTAACGATAGTTTGTCAAGAGAGAAAGAATTTATGAGGAAAAAGCATGAAAAGTTATTATATGTCATTaagaagattttatttattttctacggATCCAATTTAATAGATGCATGTTTTATTTACTTGCCACATCGAGTCAATGTTACAGATGATTATTACTCGATGACGCCGTGTGTCG GATTGGAGCCGCTAACTACAACACCCAACCGCGAAATATGTCTAGTAATTCTTTGTGCACAAGAAATTTGCATAATGACAGTTGTTCTCAATTATCAAGCTCTACTTCTGTTCATTATCGCACATACTGCAGCTATGTACGAAATGCTATCAGCAGAAATATTGATCTTTGATGAATATGACAATACTCCAGAAAGTTACGCTGCTGTGAAAGAACGTTTACCAATACTGATCCAACGTCACTCCTTGACTTtgaatatcattaaaaacatcAAGGCCTTGTACTCTATGCCGATTGGGGTTAACTTTGGCAGCAATGCAGTTTGcatatgtttatttttctatGTACCTTTTGACGAATGGGTCACATTGACACCGAttcttatatattgttttctcgttttctttttgtattgtttCCTTTGTCAGCGGCTAATAAACGGTGCAGAGTTGTTCGAGAATGCAATATACAGTTGTGGTTGGGAGAAGTTTAGTATGAAGGAGAAGAAAATGATATTTGTGATGTTGATGCAAGCTCAACGGGCGGTCACTTTGTTAGCAGCTGATATAATTCCAGTTAACATTTATACATTTGCAACGACTCTTCAAGCTATGTACAAATTTGTAACTGtcgtaaaactttaa